Part of the Paenibacillus terrae HPL-003 genome is shown below.
CCGCGGTTGGCTGCCGCTTCCCGGAGTGGTATTTTCCCGCCGCAACAAAAGTCAATCCGCAGTTTACGAAATAAGTCTCCCGTTTTGGGAACCTCTTTCACAATATCAGCCACCCATGTTTCTTCCGTTAACTGGATCATTTTCTACTCCCCTACCTTGCCTTTAAGTTATTGTATTGTTCATTTCAACTCTACCTCTCCTTTCAATCCGAACCCATTAGGGAGTTCCCTCTTCTAAAGCAGGAAACAGCCTGATCATTACAAAGCTGAGATCAGCTGTTCAGCAGCATCCTTCCCTTGAGCGACACAATCTGGAATTCCAACGCCTCCATAACCGGCACCACATAGAAATACATTTGGAAAATGCTGTGACAAATCATGTCTTACCTTTGCCATGTGCTCTTTGTGACCAATCGGATATTGTGGCATCGATTGATTACACCGACTAACTTCGACGAATTCCGGCTCCGCTTTCAAGCCCATTAAATCCTTCAAATCTTTACGCGCGGTATCCACAAGCTCATCATCCGTCATCTGCATCCATTCCTGTGCCCCTGCATGTCCGATATATGCCCGTAACAGCGTATATCCTTCAGGAGCGGTATGGCTCCACTTTGTCGAGGACCACGTACATGCTGTAATCCTTTTACCTTCCTTGCGCGGCACCAAAAATCCAGTTCCCTCAAAGGAAAGATTAAGCTCTGTATTTTTATAAGCAAGCGCAATATTGGCTACCGAAACGTAGTTGATCTTATTGAGCAAGCTAACACTTGTAATACTGGAAAATAATTTAGCCGCCTCGAAGGCTGGAACAGCGCAGATCACCGCATCTGCATCTATGACTTGTCCATGATCCAGGATGACCTGATAACCGTTCTCTTTTCTTACTTCAGCCACACCCTGTCCCATCTCAAAATGTACGGTATGCAGCCTCTCCTTTAACCGCTCCACGATGGTAGATAATCCTTGCCGATAGGAAAGAAACATGCTTTTCTTGGCGATCTCCGGCAATTGGTTAGACACACCCGTCTTTCGCCCCACTCCTTTAGCCATGCCTATAATCAGACTTCGATGCTTTTGCTCCATCTGCTTAAATTGAGGAAAGGTTGACATTAAGCTGAGAGAATACGTGTCACCTGCGTAAATTCCAGATAGCAGAGGCTCTGTAATCTGGTCCAAAACTTCTTTGCCAAGACGCCGCTTGATAAAATCTCCCAGAGATTCGTCCATATCACCTTGCTTTGCGGGAAGGATTAAATCCAGGGCTGCGCGCGCTTTTCCCAGTGGAGAGATCAACCCCGTCCGAATGAAGGGAGTTAACTTTGTTGGAATGCCTAAAATAAAGCCCATCGGCATGGTGTGCAGCTTGCCCTTATGCAAAATAGAGGCAGATTTGGCCTTCGGGTTTGTCGGCACCAGATCTGCTTCCAATCCCAATTCCATGGTCAGCTCCAGCATAGCCGTTTTTCTGGCCAGAAAAGCATCCGGTCCTTTTTCGATCATAAAATCATGATGACGAATGGTGTGCAGCTTTCCGCCTAGCCGGTCGCTTTTCTCAACCAGTGTAATCTCTACCTCCATTTGCTTCTCCTCAGCCAACTTCTGAACATAAAAGGCAGCACTTAAACCACTTATTCCTCCACCGAGAATAACGACTTTTTTAGAACTTTTTTTCATAAAAGCAATTTTCCTTCCTCAGCCCCAGAAGGCATATACGCACAATAGGGGTCACTCTCTAAATAATCTCCTGTTACTGCATAAGCCCTTGCTCTGGAGCCTCCGCAGACTGTATTGAATTCGCAGATTCCACATTTTCCTTTAAGCAGCGACTTATCTCTAAGATTGTTCATGATCGGAGAGTGCCGATAAATATGTGCCAGACTATCCTTTCGTACATTTCCGCATGCAAGGGGCAGGAAACCACTCGGATACACCTCGCCAATATGGCTGATAAAAACAAATCCATCTCCATCATTTACGCCTTTAGGGGCACGTCCTAAAACATCTGCCCTTTTTTGTTCGAACGTTGCACCGTTCTTACCTGCTCTGAGCTTTTCCTGCAGTACAACCCTTCGATAATGAGGTGCTTCTGTAGCCTTTACACCATAGGGCATCTGTTGTTGTATTTGATACAACCACTTCATTACTGCTTCATGCTCATCAGGAGTAATCATATCCTTCTCCATACCACGCCCGGTTGGAACAAGGAAAAACAAGCTCCATAGCACCGCCTGCATTTCCTTTACCTTCTCTGCAATCTGCTCCAGATCGTGAAGATTGTACCGGGACACCGTCGTGTTCACTTGAATAGGAATGTTCATTTCCTTCAAATAGCCGATTCCGCGCATGGTCGTAGCGTAAGAGCCCACAGTCCCCCGAAAATGATCGTGAATATCTGCACATGAACCATCCAGACTAAAAGCCCACCGTGATAAGCCAACTTGCTTGGCTTTTTCGACCGCTGCTCGTGTCACTTTTGGGGTGGCACTGGGAGTCAGGGAAACCGACAGCTTTTTCTCTTCAATGGCATATTGAGCCAACTCAAATAAATCAGGACGCGATAACGGATCTCCACCTGTGAAAACCACCAACGGATGATTCATTTCGGCGATTTGATCGATCAGTCGCTTGCCCTCTTCTAATGTCAACTGACGAGGGTCAGGCTTGTACTGGGCTTCCGCTCTACAATGGAGGCATTTTAAAGCACAAGCTCGCGTTACCTCCCAAATGACGATAAACGGATTTTCGCGATAATCTCGCGGTGTTTCCAAAGATATCATTGATGTCTCTCCTTTTTAGAAATATAAAAACAACACAGATACATAGAGCATCAATGAAAATCCAATTTCAACCATGCCAACTTGTTTTGCCTTTAATTCGAATTTAGGAAGCCATATCGCTCGTAATAATAAAATTAAAAAAGGAATAACCAAAAATACCTTTATCCAGGCAGCAAACAGCACAATGATCAGATGATAGAGGATAGAAGCATAATAGTAGCGTATATTTTTTCTTTCACGGATGATCGTTTTTACATAAAGAGCAGTTCCCGTAAAGTAAGCCACCAAAAGCAAAAATAGCTCCGTGGATATTCTCCAGTCCCCCGCCTCACCAATATGAATAACAGGGTAAATAAAAGAGCAAAAAAGTATAATCGCAGCAATGTCATTGAGCAAAGCACGTTCATTTTTCATTTTTGCATAGTACATATTAGCCACAAAAAAGAACAGCAGCAGAACTCCATACCAGATCAATCCAGGCTTTACCCATACCAGTGAAACTAAAAAGGGAAGTAGTATCGCTCCGTATACAACAACGGGTTTACGGTATCTTTCACGGTTACCTGTTTTGATCCATTGAAGGACAGGAAAACTGAATAAATAGATAAAAAACCAACACACGAATAGAGGTATATGAATGAATTCCCCTTGAGAAGCTGCTAAACCGAATAAAAATGGAAGAATGAGCATGGCCCAAGCTCCATGCTGATTGGGTATGTATCTACTAATCCCCTTCAAAATCTTGATCCTTTTTTCACAATGTGTATTATCTTTATGGCTTCGGTTAATCGATTCATCATCCATTCCCCCAAGATTAAATTTTTTACCCACTCTAATTCTAAGTGTTCTATTCAATTGAACCAATCAGGGAGTTCCCTTTTTCATATAGGGGAACAGCCTAGCGGGGAAAACGACGCTTTTTCCCTATGCTATACTGTACTAAAAAAGGGAACACAGAAAGGATGGACTGTTATGGTAGGACCTTCTTTACGTCAATTGCATGCTCATCATGCCATTCATCAAGGCGGGCTATCCGGCGCTCTAGATAAGACGAGAGAAGTAGAGGAATTGCTCAGAGCAAAAGAATTCAATGTGGCGCTCCAGGCCGCCGACCATTTGATCGAATATTGGGAAACGCGCATTCTCAGCCATGCTGATGCAGAAGAGGAAGGATTCTATCAGGAAAAGGTCGCGAATAAACCGGAGCTGCAGGAAGCCGTAGTTAAACTTACACGTGATCATGATCTGCTCCGAATCATTGTAAAAGAGCTCAAATCCGGGATCCGTGAAGTTGGGCTTACGCCTGAGGTTCTTCAGCAGTTCCACGCGCTCCTAGTTGTCAATGCCATTCATAGTCGGGAAGAAGAACGTCTGTTGTTTGAGGAGACGTCACGTTCCCAAGAGTAGCGTATACCGGGGATGGATGAATTGACGGATGACTAAAAGGGAATGTGCAGTATACGTGGGCCTTTTCTTTAACCATATCCATGGTTTCAATCCAGTTGCTGCCTTGTATCCAAATGGGCAAAGAGCCAATTTCTTTTCTCTACAAAAACGTGCCGAAGAAATAGTCCAGCGCTTTCTGCGAGTATCCGTCATCTCCTTGCCAAGTTGCTACTGCATTAAAATCATGGTTCCCGTTCCGTTTTGAGCATCACAATCCTGAACGGCTTCGAGCATTTTATGAAGTATAGCAATATCCTCATTTGGACAGAATCTTGTTAAAATTACAATCTCCGCAACTACTATAATTGGGCAGTAAGAATCTATTATATTCCAAATAAGTCTTTTTTTGCCAACACCCGTTAGATTCACTAAAAGATATTTTTTATCTTCATGACCGCAGCACCTGGGAAGCGAGCAGAGATTATGTGTTAAATCTTATAGCCTTCATAAGCCGGATTCGATTGGATGTACTTTTGGAATTCAGCCGAATGATAACCTTCAATGATGTCTTTGACGAATGGCTTGTCCTTGTTCTTGCTATCCACAGCGACCACGTTCGTGAACGGGTCTGTCATATTTTCAAGCTGTAATGCCGAGGTCAGCTTCATTCCATTCGAAACGGCAAAGTTCCCCTGAATAGCAGCAAAATCAACATCCTCCAGTGCGCGCGGGCCCTGTGCAGGGTCGGTCGCCACAAATTGCAAATGATGCGGATTAGAGGTAATGTCGTTCACCGATGTTTGCAGTGGGTCAATATTATCCTTTAACGTAATCCAGCCCACTTCTTTTAAAATATTCAGCGCACGTAGCATTTTTTCT
Proteins encoded:
- a CDS encoding MetQ/NlpA family ABC transporter substrate-binding protein, whose product is MLRALNILKEVGWITLKDNIDPLQTSVNDITSNPHHLQFVATDPAQGPRALEDVDFAAIQGNFAVSNGMKLTSALQLENMTDPFTNVVAVDSKNKDKPFVKDIIEGYHSAEFQKYIQSNPAYEGYKI
- a CDS encoding YwiC-like family protein, producing the protein MDDESINRSHKDNTHCEKRIKILKGISRYIPNQHGAWAMLILPFLFGLAASQGEFIHIPLFVCWFFIYLFSFPVLQWIKTGNRERYRKPVVVYGAILLPFLVSLVWVKPGLIWYGVLLLFFFVANMYYAKMKNERALLNDIAAIILFCSFIYPVIHIGEAGDWRISTELFLLLVAYFTGTALYVKTIIRERKNIRYYYASILYHLIIVLFAAWIKVFLVIPFLILLLRAIWLPKFELKAKQVGMVEIGFSLMLYVSVLFLYF
- a CDS encoding TIGR04053 family radical SAM/SPASM domain-containing protein translates to MISLETPRDYRENPFIVIWEVTRACALKCLHCRAEAQYKPDPRQLTLEEGKRLIDQIAEMNHPLVVFTGGDPLSRPDLFELAQYAIEEKKLSVSLTPSATPKVTRAAVEKAKQVGLSRWAFSLDGSCADIHDHFRGTVGSYATTMRGIGYLKEMNIPIQVNTTVSRYNLHDLEQIAEKVKEMQAVLWSLFFLVPTGRGMEKDMITPDEHEAVMKWLYQIQQQMPYGVKATEAPHYRRVVLQEKLRAGKNGATFEQKRADVLGRAPKGVNDGDGFVFISHIGEVYPSGFLPLACGNVRKDSLAHIYRHSPIMNNLRDKSLLKGKCGICEFNTVCGGSRARAYAVTGDYLESDPYCAYMPSGAEEGKLLL
- the hemY gene encoding protoporphyrinogen oxidase — its product is MKKSSKKVVILGGGISGLSAAFYVQKLAEEKQMEVEITLVEKSDRLGGKLHTIRHHDFMIEKGPDAFLARKTAMLELTMELGLEADLVPTNPKAKSASILHKGKLHTMPMGFILGIPTKLTPFIRTGLISPLGKARAALDLILPAKQGDMDESLGDFIKRRLGKEVLDQITEPLLSGIYAGDTYSLSLMSTFPQFKQMEQKHRSLIIGMAKGVGRKTGVSNQLPEIAKKSMFLSYRQGLSTIVERLKERLHTVHFEMGQGVAEVRKENGYQVILDHGQVIDADAVICAVPAFEAAKLFSSITSVSLLNKINYVSVANIALAYKNTELNLSFEGTGFLVPRKEGKRITACTWSSTKWSHTAPEGYTLLRAYIGHAGAQEWMQMTDDELVDTARKDLKDLMGLKAEPEFVEVSRCNQSMPQYPIGHKEHMAKVRHDLSQHFPNVFLCGAGYGGVGIPDCVAQGKDAAEQLISAL